A genome region from Clostridium sp. JN-9 includes the following:
- a CDS encoding polysaccharide biosynthesis protein, with translation MKEQSTTKGFAVLSAAGIIVKILSLLYIPFLIAIIGDEGYGIYGSAYQVYVFIYVLTNSGIPVAISKLISELTAVGNYKDAVKSFKIARFLLLLLGIVMSVIMLIFARGFANLVNPKAYYSILALAPCVLFTSIASAYRGYFQGRGNMTPTAVSQIIEQTINTIFTLVFAALLIKFGVEAGCAGGTIGSTLGALFSVVYLILFYERNKRIKVHRKVHDIEIRRLTNKQIIKKIVGYGIPITLSVGLTYAGNLVDVWNTRSRLLAAGINSAQASVLYGYLLKYTQLMNVPIALITSLCAAILPAIAGAAALGDKKRVREKVNYAFRLSFIISIPSAFGLAVLSDPIYRLLKFSGGSNIMRVGSVVLVLMAVMQIQITILQSLGKLYTATLYSFIGIVFKITANYFLIAIPSINILGAVYGSIIGYLIPVILNHRMIKKTLRVRFSLLYHGYKPIISSLLMSIVVYLIYNNLIYVISFINKGYIANAVSTIIAIIAGIFTYLYALILTGGITKSDINGLPRKVTRIIPRFMYVRIR, from the coding sequence ATGAAGGAACAATCTACAACAAAAGGTTTTGCAGTTCTATCTGCTGCTGGTATTATAGTAAAAATACTTTCACTGCTGTATATTCCATTTTTAATTGCCATAATTGGTGATGAAGGATATGGTATATATGGTTCTGCATATCAGGTTTATGTGTTTATTTATGTTTTGACTAATTCAGGTATACCTGTAGCAATTTCAAAACTAATATCTGAATTAACGGCAGTTGGTAACTATAAGGATGCTGTTAAAAGCTTTAAAATAGCTCGATTTTTGCTGCTACTGCTTGGCATAGTTATGTCAGTAATTATGTTGATTTTTGCCAGAGGCTTTGCAAATTTAGTAAATCCTAAAGCATATTATTCAATATTAGCCCTTGCTCCATGTGTTCTCTTTACATCCATTGCATCTGCATACAGGGGCTACTTTCAGGGAAGAGGAAATATGACTCCAACAGCAGTATCTCAAATAATTGAGCAGACCATTAATACTATTTTTACATTGGTATTTGCTGCTCTATTAATTAAATTCGGAGTTGAAGCAGGCTGCGCGGGAGGTACTATTGGCTCAACCTTAGGTGCTTTATTTTCAGTTGTTTATTTAATTTTATTTTATGAAAGAAACAAAAGGATAAAGGTTCACAGAAAAGTTCATGATATTGAAATCAGAAGGCTTACCAATAAACAAATTATAAAAAAGATAGTAGGTTATGGCATACCAATAACATTAAGTGTTGGATTAACCTATGCCGGAAATCTGGTAGATGTATGGAATACACGTTCAAGGCTGCTTGCTGCAGGCATAAATAGTGCTCAGGCTTCAGTATTATATGGCTATTTATTAAAGTATACACAATTAATGAATGTTCCAATTGCACTTATTACTTCTTTATGCGCTGCAATATTACCAGCCATTGCTGGGGCAGCAGCTTTGGGAGATAAGAAAAGGGTTAGAGAAAAAGTTAATTATGCTTTCAGATTGAGTTTTATAATTTCTATACCTTCTGCATTTGGACTTGCAGTTTTAAGTGATCCAATATATAGACTGCTTAAATTCAGCGGCGGCTCAAATATAATGAGGGTTGGATCAGTAGTATTGGTTCTTATGGCTGTAATGCAGATTCAGATAACAATATTGCAGAGCCTTGGAAAGTTGTATACTGCTACTTTATATTCATTTATTGGTATTGTTTTTAAAATTACAGCAAATTATTTCTTAATTGCTATACCAAGCATCAATATTTTAGGTGCAGTATATGGAAGTATCATAGGATATCTGATTCCTGTAATATTAAACCACAGAATGATTAAAAAAACACTCAGGGTTAGATTTAGTCTGCTTTATCATGGGTATAAACCAATTATATCCAGTCTACTCATGAGTATAGTTGTTTATTTAATCTATAATAATTTAATTTATGTAATAAGCTTTATAAACAAAGGTTATATTGCAAATGCTGTTTCTACAATAATAGCAATAATAGCAGGTATATTTACCTACTTATATGCTTTAATATTAACAGGCGGAATTACAAAGTCTGATATAAATGGACTGCCTAGAAAAGTCACAAGAATCATACCTAGGTTTATGTATGTTAGAATTAGATAA